In Candidatus Cloacimonadota bacterium, one genomic interval encodes:
- a CDS encoding carboxypeptidase regulatory-like domain-containing protein: MSIKHLHRVILLLMTMTLLFSEKDHSWSFTHSHVKIVNDDDNSYLVFQESLAGSPEKILREDLVISGQVVRNDMPSVGIEGAEVELIGDDSYSTVSDVAGHFSLEGVTANQIYELSIFVSGFAPYYEQVMAEDYDIDLGIIILFEILYPPHSLTAIPSADEEYVELFWSSPLVVDYLFFNFDHNDGGWLPTANWDPVGDWEWTSEYDVDNWYNSGSFNATPPPNAYSGTGLWGTKINTNHTNSGGFSYLSKTVDLSGFIDTILCFQSWNNSYGSFDYGQVRVDGEIVWGPSWNHQNTEWQEVIIDLSAYDGFSQVEIIFEHYASTTINYAGWYIDDVFIGPEVSYPPFRQKYDNVRNNSGDLDQLSEKDETYFQEQRILENYRIYRFQSDDIDNQFVWDEIAVLNDTTYIELDWGNLQYGFYNYAVKADYTGSVLSPPAVSNWLGKDMITDLTIFINTDTGDSATGANALLRYQNQDPDGNSPLYSQTAVGDDPAIVSFANILKGTYILEIRKQGFADYSISNFAIHDPEIISVTLEEVPFPPLNLSYIARNDLVFLYWQTPNPRSNRALLGYNVFRDDLMINSEPLIDTLFYDLTVENDSTYTYQVTAIYTLTESEPSNSVSVTPGVNQLKKIGEDTLTANTLPLNFFYRCSLTQTIYMSDEINMVGTISELRYYNNFTQDIFDKHIRIWIGETTRTNLATGWISSTEMQLVFDGFIDLPAGQNEIIIPLDDLFYYSGNQNLVIMLKRELDQENYSTFNHFFYTLTPEYPQRSRNLQSQTIDFDPAEPTGGTLTNRVPNTGIYLISDGIGSIGGYVFNEENQSLRGAKVIVNELFVEAFTNIDGYFLFPFISEGVYSLTTTYHGYNESTVENIVVEEYDTTTVNITLDPLLMVTVTGRIVGSDQPDIGLANALITLDGYNYYEAYSGDDGIFTISDVYANYIYTMSVQRSDYSELTQEVVVEDIDLDLGDIVILELTFPPSDVTAVLLSDNTEVHIEWISPESIYSRKKVTQDNSEDEDHFFKMSGQYNIQNHPSGLSNRNSDKELINYIRNEHFKNTSTGKYNRALVGFIIYRLQPGNEQNIDNWSEIGTVSYEYNSYIDVELPYLFDGSYLYAVRSVYSNNLLSEASFSNTIEYQEAIPTITNLQANVDGNDVYLSWEWGSNSKSKRIQTYRTSSQEDRFNNNNRAFLGFKIIRNDLLIAEGITNTFYNDEGLAAGEYSYSVIGEYTNGTTNMLTIEVVVTLDTGEETLNNPLITTLYSNYPNPFNPETVIHYSIDKDDDVIIEVFNIRGQHIITLLDSYQIAGHHQISWNGKDELGRDVGSGIYLYKMKTNSFSSIRKMILMK, translated from the coding sequence ATGAGTATAAAACACCTGCACAGAGTAATTCTTCTTCTGATGACTATGACGCTGCTATTTAGCGAAAAAGACCATTCTTGGAGTTTTACCCATAGTCATGTCAAGATAGTCAATGATGATGATAATTCATATTTAGTTTTTCAAGAATCCTTAGCAGGTAGTCCAGAAAAAATTCTGCGTGAGGATTTAGTTATCTCAGGTCAGGTAGTAAGAAATGATATGCCTTCTGTTGGTATAGAGGGGGCTGAAGTAGAACTGATTGGGGACGATAGTTATTCTACAGTTTCTGATGTTGCAGGTCACTTTTCTTTGGAGGGAGTTACTGCTAACCAAATTTATGAACTATCTATCTTCGTATCAGGGTTTGCACCTTATTATGAACAGGTGATGGCAGAAGATTACGATATAGATTTGGGTATAATTATCCTTTTTGAAATCTTATATCCACCGCATAGTTTAACTGCTATACCAAGTGCTGACGAAGAATACGTTGAGTTGTTCTGGTCTTCACCTTTAGTAGTTGACTATCTCTTCTTTAATTTTGATCATAATGATGGGGGATGGTTACCTACGGCAAATTGGGACCCGGTTGGTGACTGGGAATGGACAAGTGAATATGATGTTGATAACTGGTATAATTCAGGGTCTTTTAATGCTACTCCCCCTCCGAACGCCTATTCCGGCACCGGATTATGGGGGACGAAAATTAATACTAATCATACAAATTCTGGCGGTTTTAGTTACTTGAGCAAGACAGTCGATTTGAGCGGTTTTATCGATACTATATTATGTTTTCAAAGTTGGAATAATTCATACGGATCATTCGATTATGGGCAAGTAAGGGTAGATGGCGAAATAGTATGGGGACCCTCTTGGAACCATCAGAATACGGAATGGCAGGAGGTGATCATTGATCTGTCCGCATATGATGGATTCTCTCAAGTAGAAATAATCTTTGAACATTATGCCTCGACGACTATTAACTATGCAGGATGGTATATTGATGATGTCTTTATCGGTCCTGAAGTAAGCTATCCACCATTTAGACAAAAATATGATAATGTGAGGAATAATTCCGGGGATTTAGATCAACTGAGTGAGAAAGATGAAACATATTTCCAAGAACAGAGGATCTTAGAGAATTATCGTATCTATAGATTTCAAAGTGATGATATTGATAATCAATTTGTCTGGGATGAAATAGCTGTTCTAAACGATACGACATACATTGAACTTGATTGGGGGAATTTACAATACGGTTTTTATAATTATGCCGTCAAAGCTGATTATACAGGTAGTGTGCTATCACCACCGGCTGTCTCCAACTGGCTCGGTAAAGATATGATAACCGATCTGACTATTTTCATAAACACTGATACAGGGGACAGTGCAACAGGAGCTAATGCTCTTCTACGATATCAGAACCAAGACCCTGATGGTAATAGTCCCCTCTATTCTCAAACTGCTGTTGGTGACGATCCTGCTATAGTTAGCTTTGCTAATATTCTCAAAGGTACGTATATTTTAGAGATCAGAAAACAGGGATTTGCTGACTATTCTATATCGAACTTTGCTATTCACGATCCTGAAATTATTAGTGTTACATTGGAAGAGGTTCCGTTCCCACCACTAAATTTATCTTATATTGCGAGAAATGATCTTGTGTTTCTCTATTGGCAAACTCCTAATCCACGTAGTAATAGAGCATTATTGGGCTATAATGTATTTCGGGATGATCTGATGATCAATTCCGAACCACTTATTGATACACTCTTTTATGATTTAACCGTGGAAAATGACAGTACCTATACTTATCAAGTTACTGCAATATATACATTAACGGAATCCGAGCCTTCGAATTCGGTGTCGGTTACTCCGGGAGTTAATCAATTAAAAAAAATCGGTGAAGACACATTAACAGCCAATACGCTACCATTGAACTTCTTCTATCGATGCAGTTTGACTCAGACGATCTATATGTCAGATGAGATCAATATGGTAGGGACAATTTCCGAACTACGATACTATAATAATTTTACACAAGACATCTTTGATAAGCATATTCGCATTTGGATTGGAGAAACGACCCGTACAAATTTGGCAACTGGCTGGATTTCCTCAACAGAAATGCAACTCGTTTTCGATGGATTTATTGATTTACCGGCAGGACAAAATGAGATAATCATTCCATTAGATGATCTCTTTTACTACTCAGGCAACCAGAACCTTGTCATCATGCTGAAACGTGAATTGGATCAAGAGAACTATTCGACTTTCAATCATTTTTTTTATACCTTAACTCCTGAATATCCACAACGTTCCAGAAATTTGCAATCTCAGACCATTGACTTTGATCCCGCTGAACCTACTGGTGGAACTCTAACTAATCGTGTACCTAATACGGGTATTTATCTAATTTCAGATGGCATCGGATCTATTGGCGGTTATGTCTTCAATGAGGAAAATCAATCTTTAAGAGGAGCTAAGGTAATTGTTAACGAATTGTTCGTTGAAGCATTCACAAATATCGATGGTTATTTTCTTTTCCCTTTTATTAGCGAAGGGGTATATTCACTAACAACTACTTATCATGGCTACAATGAAAGTACTGTAGAGAACATAGTAGTTGAAGAATATGATACTACTACGGTGAACATAACTCTGGATCCTTTATTGATGGTTACTGTTACGGGTAGGATAGTAGGTAGTGATCAGCCGGATATCGGCTTAGCAAATGCACTGATCACACTCGATGGTTATAACTATTATGAAGCATACAGTGGTGATGATGGGATCTTTACAATTTCTGATGTTTATGCAAATTACATCTATACAATGTCGGTGCAAAGGAGTGATTACTCTGAACTGACCCAAGAAGTAGTAGTTGAAGATATTGACTTAGACTTGGGAGATATAGTGATTTTGGAGTTAACTTTTCCACCTTCGGATGTTACAGCAGTACTACTATCTGATAATACAGAAGTGCATATAGAGTGGATATCTCCAGAATCAATCTATTCAAGAAAAAAAGTAACTCAAGATAACTCTGAAGATGAAGATCATTTCTTTAAGATGTCAGGACAATACAATATTCAAAACCATCCTTCAGGTTTATCTAATAGAAACTCAGATAAAGAATTGATTAATTATATCAGGAACGAACACTTCAAGAACACCTCAACTGGAAAATACAACAGAGCTTTGGTTGGTTTTATTATATACCGCTTACAACCAGGGAATGAACAAAATATTGATAACTGGAGTGAGATCGGTACAGTATCTTATGAATACAATTCATATATTGATGTTGAATTACCCTATCTTTTTGATGGCTCTTATCTGTATGCTGTGCGCTCGGTTTATTCTAATAATCTTCTGTCAGAAGCATCTTTCTCTAATACAATAGAATACCAAGAAGCAATTCCTACGATCACTAATCTTCAGGCAAATGTTGATGGTAATGATGTATATCTCTCATGGGAGTGGGGTAGTAATTCTAAGAGCAAGAGAATTCAAACATATAGAACTAGTTCTCAAGAGGATAGATTCAACAACAACAACCGGGCATTTTTGGGTTTCAAGATCATACGGAATGATTTGCTAATAGCAGAAGGTATTACTAACACTTTCTATAATGATGAGGGATTAGCCGCCGGTGAATATAGTTATTCTGTAATCGGTGAATATACTAACGGAACTACTAACATGTTGACTATAGAAGTTGTGGTGACTTTAGATACTGGCGAAGAGACACTAAATAATCCGTTAATAACAACCCTATATAGTAACTATCCAAACCCCTTTAATCCAGAAACGGTCATTCACTATTCAATAGATAAAGATGACGATGTAATTATTGAAGTGTTCAATATCCGTGGTCAACATATCATAACATTGCTCGATAGTTATCAAATTGCCGGTCATCATCAAATTTCATGGAACGGTAAAGATGAACTTGGAAGAGATGTGGGGAGTGGAATATATCTCTATAAGATGAAAACTAACTCCTTTTCTTCAATCAGAAAAATGATCCTAATGAAATAA
- a CDS encoding oligosaccharide flippase family protein: MQRLYRNTFVYFVGNIMTRFVGFFLLPLYTNVLSTDEFGSYTLLMAIYAILNVLYQAGIFQGFTKFFYDEQADTKRVFSTTLNTIILFGFFIAVLLSLLNKPLISLFQINQELSSFILILFWLIFFDTLAYFGLHFLRTRQFARIAVTYSLITSVCNLLLNVIFLVLWDLNILGILLAQGIANLLLLFLCLRHFKGLYQALIDWILLKRLMLFSLPLVIAGAFGIMMDVADRFIINFFLDRSHLGVYGVAYKLGLLMNVFVIAFRTAYLPYFLNMNKTENYNRELKQTLIKLVGLMSILFLAVTLFLRYLFHIEFNGFFLLNPDYISAAAIVPFILLAYVFNGFAAFFSLGPYVSGKSYHFIISDAIGFSVNIVLNLLIIPIYGIMGAALATLVGFYTAALYMYFVFTKEMKENLFGKENLLIIIGCLISLYAASLGDLFFVRLLLLILFIIYCLRLSKMSIKSFFRLMTRDRKLP; encoded by the coding sequence ATGCAGAGATTATACCGCAATACCTTCGTGTATTTTGTCGGGAATATCATGACCCGCTTTGTGGGGTTCTTTCTCCTACCGCTATATACGAACGTTCTTTCAACAGACGAATTTGGTAGTTATACACTCCTCATGGCGATCTATGCCATTCTTAATGTTCTCTATCAAGCCGGAATTTTTCAGGGGTTTACCAAATTCTTTTATGATGAGCAAGCCGATACAAAGAGAGTTTTTTCTACAACTCTAAACACAATAATTCTCTTTGGTTTTTTTATAGCGGTTTTGCTCTCACTATTGAATAAACCTTTGATCTCTCTTTTTCAGATAAATCAAGAGCTCAGTTCCTTTATTCTGATCCTTTTCTGGCTGATCTTCTTTGATACTCTGGCTTACTTCGGACTACATTTTCTGAGAACCCGTCAATTTGCCAGGATTGCCGTGACATATTCTCTCATTACTTCGGTTTGTAATCTCCTCTTGAATGTGATTTTCCTTGTTCTTTGGGATTTGAATATTTTGGGTATTTTGCTCGCCCAGGGAATAGCTAATCTCTTACTCCTATTTCTCTGTCTCAGACATTTCAAGGGATTATATCAGGCATTGATTGACTGGATTTTGCTCAAAAGACTGATGTTGTTCTCACTTCCCTTAGTCATTGCCGGAGCTTTTGGCATTATGATGGATGTAGCCGATAGATTTATCATCAACTTCTTTCTTGATCGGAGTCATTTGGGTGTTTATGGGGTCGCTTATAAATTAGGTCTTTTAATGAATGTCTTTGTTATAGCTTTCCGAACAGCATATCTCCCTTATTTTTTGAACATGAACAAAACAGAAAATTATAACCGGGAATTAAAACAAACTCTGATCAAACTTGTCGGGTTAATGTCAATTCTCTTTCTTGCCGTTACTCTCTTCTTGAGATATCTCTTCCATATCGAATTCAACGGTTTTTTCTTACTCAATCCTGATTATATTTCAGCTGCAGCTATTGTTCCTTTCATTCTCTTGGCTTATGTATTCAACGGTTTTGCAGCTTTCTTCTCGCTCGGACCATACGTTTCTGGGAAAAGCTATCACTTTATTATCTCTGACGCGATAGGGTTTTCAGTAAATATAGTACTAAACCTCCTGATAATACCTATCTACGGAATAATGGGTGCTGCTTTAGCTACACTGGTTGGCTTTTATACAGCAGCGCTCTATATGTACTTTGTCTTTACCAAGGAGATGAAAGAAAACCTGTTCGGTAAAGAGAACCTTTTGATCATCATCGGTTGTTTGATCTCTCTCTATGCGGCATCACTTGGCGATTTATTCTTTGTTAGATTACTATTGCTTATTTTATTCATTATCTATTGTCTGAGGTTAAGTAAGATGTCGATAAAGAGTTTTTTCCGGTTAATGACCAGAGATAGGAAACTACCATGA
- a CDS encoding NAD-dependent epimerase/dehydratase family protein has translation MAKRVLVTGGAGFIGYHITKQLVEKGWIVRVFDNLIRGDKKKLENWIKEGKVEFVEGDIRFLSRLLDACHDVEAIFHQAADCINKSLQNPAESFSINVMGTTNVFEAARLSNIKKVIFASSASVYGDPDKLPITEEAPIKPITPYCIGKLAGEEIAGYYARYHDIDYIGFRYFNVYGPRQNIDAYYTNVVILFLKRIINDLSPLIDGEGKQSMDFIHVEDIARANVLALEQPVKNEIFNLGTNRATTIAKLASLLLRSSGKENIAVEFTGKKSIVRERRADYSKAERMLGWQPLIPVEEGIEELVQDIINNPSLYE, from the coding sequence ATGGCAAAAAGAGTTTTAGTAACCGGTGGAGCGGGATTTATAGGTTATCATATCACAAAGCAGTTAGTGGAAAAGGGATGGATTGTAAGAGTGTTTGATAATCTTATTCGTGGAGACAAAAAAAAGCTTGAAAATTGGATCAAAGAAGGGAAAGTTGAGTTTGTAGAAGGTGACATCAGATTTTTGTCCCGGCTTCTCGATGCCTGTCATGATGTGGAAGCAATCTTCCATCAGGCAGCAGATTGTATCAATAAGAGTCTGCAAAATCCTGCAGAATCTTTTAGTATCAATGTAATGGGCACAACGAATGTCTTCGAAGCAGCCCGTTTGAGTAATATCAAAAAAGTTATCTTTGCCAGTTCGGCTTCAGTTTACGGTGATCCCGATAAACTTCCCATTACCGAAGAGGCTCCCATAAAACCGATAACCCCTTATTGCATTGGGAAACTTGCCGGTGAAGAAATTGCCGGTTATTATGCCCGTTATCATGATATTGATTACATCGGTTTTCGCTATTTTAACGTATATGGTCCAAGGCAGAATATTGATGCTTATTATACCAATGTAGTCATCCTCTTTCTCAAGAGGATCATCAATGATCTGTCACCATTGATAGATGGTGAAGGCAAACAATCCATGGATTTTATCCATGTTGAAGATATTGCCAGAGCCAATGTTCTGGCTTTAGAGCAACCAGTTAAAAATGAGATATTCAATTTGGGGACAAACAGAGCTACTACGATAGCCAAATTAGCTTCTCTGCTTCTCAGGTCAAGTGGCAAAGAGAATATAGCTGTAGAGTTTACAGGTAAGAAGAGCATCGTCAGAGAGAGAAGAGCGGATTATTCCAAAGCTGAAAGAATGCTCGGCTGGCAGCCACTAATTCCTGTGGAAGAGGGGATAGAAGAACTTGTTCAAGATATCATAAACAATCCAAGTTTATACGAATAG
- a CDS encoding DegT/DnrJ/EryC1/StrS family aminotransferase — MIYLTKPYFDEKELEALKQVLASGWVAGQGPKGEELKGLLRDYLDIKHVIPVSNCTSGLHLAILALGIKPGDEVIVSDYTFPAAGHAVLFCGAKPRFTDVKINTYNMEPELILGKINSKTKGIIVVHEFGLIAEMEPIMKIAREHGLKIIEDAACALGARYKEKQPGFWSDIAVFSFHGRKNVTCGEGGAVVTNNGKYASEIESLSCFGMQSAYSRQEDFSIPSFDDLGYNYKLADLNAAVIIEQIRKYPEIIERKRKLVELYNSSLQANKYVTTPIESKDCFHVYQTYAVVLDGKIDRDLLIKALREDDIQTNIGTYASHIQPVYEDVEDTCPNSLFLYYHSLALPLYYDLKEEEVIYVVDRLNHHIEKQVKNKS; from the coding sequence GTGATATATCTTACTAAACCATATTTTGATGAAAAAGAACTCGAGGCACTCAAGCAGGTTTTAGCTTCCGGATGGGTTGCCGGACAAGGACCTAAAGGAGAAGAATTAAAGGGTTTATTACGAGATTATCTCGATATTAAACATGTTATACCTGTAAGCAACTGTACTTCAGGTTTGCATCTGGCAATACTTGCTTTGGGTATTAAACCTGGTGATGAAGTGATAGTATCCGATTACACTTTTCCAGCAGCCGGACATGCAGTCCTTTTTTGTGGAGCAAAACCGAGATTCACAGATGTAAAGATTAATACCTACAACATGGAACCTGAACTTATTTTAGGCAAGATAAACAGTAAAACAAAGGGGATCATAGTAGTACATGAGTTCGGATTAATAGCAGAAATGGAGCCGATAATGAAGATTGCCCGTGAGCATGGACTAAAGATCATTGAAGATGCTGCTTGTGCTTTAGGAGCTAGATATAAAGAAAAACAACCCGGTTTCTGGAGTGATATTGCCGTTTTCTCTTTTCATGGGCGGAAAAATGTTACTTGTGGAGAGGGTGGTGCTGTGGTTACTAATAACGGTAAATATGCATCTGAAATCGAATCACTATCTTGTTTTGGAATGCAATCTGCCTATTCTCGTCAGGAAGATTTTTCAATCCCCTCATTTGATGATCTTGGCTATAATTATAAATTAGCCGATCTTAATGCTGCTGTAATTATCGAACAAATTCGAAAATATCCAGAGATAATAGAACGAAAAAGAAAATTGGTTGAGCTTTACAACAGTTCATTACAAGCTAATAAATATGTCACTACTCCGATAGAGAGCAAAGATTGTTTTCATGTTTATCAAACCTATGCCGTAGTTCTTGATGGTAAGATCGATAGAGATCTTCTGATCAAAGCTCTCAGAGAGGATGATATCCAAACGAATATCGGCACCTATGCTTCTCATATTCAACCGGTTTATGAAGATGTTGAGGATACCTGTCCGAATTCGCTCTTTCTCTATTATCATTCATTGGCACTACCGCTATACTATGATCTCAAGGAAGAGGAAGTAATCTATGTGGTTGATAGATTAAACCATCACATCGAAAAACAAGTTAAAAATAAGTCTTAG
- a CDS encoding N-acetyltransferase: MENISKIKGVFVHPTAEVSEDATIGKGTAIWNQCHIREMAQIGINCNLGKDVYIDIDVIIGNNVKIQNGVSVYHGVVIEDDVFVGPHVAFTNDLNPRAWIFEFQVYPTYVRKGASIGANSTIVCGVTIGEFAMIGAGSLVAKDVPPYCLVVGNPAQITGFVCKSGQKLDEVVELTDEYALLRCSKNGELQKIDLQLYRQVNEGMKNNS; this comes from the coding sequence ATGGAAAATATAAGTAAGATCAAAGGGGTTTTTGTTCATCCTACTGCCGAAGTATCTGAAGATGCTACTATCGGAAAAGGTACAGCTATCTGGAATCAGTGCCATATCAGAGAAATGGCACAGATAGGAATAAACTGCAATCTCGGCAAAGATGTCTACATAGATATCGATGTGATAATCGGAAATAATGTTAAAATACAGAACGGAGTTTCCGTTTATCATGGCGTGGTAATTGAAGACGATGTTTTTGTCGGACCTCATGTCGCATTTACCAACGACCTTAATCCCCGAGCTTGGATATTTGAATTTCAGGTATATCCTACTTATGTGAGAAAAGGGGCTTCTATAGGAGCAAATTCAACGATAGTTTGTGGTGTAACTATCGGAGAATTTGCCATGATCGGTGCCGGTAGTCTTGTAGCAAAGGATGTGCCCCCCTATTGTCTGGTTGTCGGTAATCCTGCTCAGATCACCGGATTTGTCTGTAAGTCAGGTCAAAAACTCGATGAAGTGGTGGAACTAACTGACGAGTATGCTTTGTTACGCTGCAGCAAGAATGGTGAACTGCAAAAAATTGATTTGCAGCTTTATCGTCAGGTCAATGAAGGAATGAAAAATAACTCTTAA
- a CDS encoding glycosyltransferase, protein MTIKEQLKILHIAVVNAGFPSDFCEMHRRNGDLTRLVTFYKNTFGFPEDICMDWLVPQGSLVSLWRKKKERTISTDKDRKAHYFRPHNYAEKLYFAINDKLREPQVNKTIKEHDLDQFEIIHYDFGLDFYRNSSQAKKWKNAGKKIVCCYYGSDLRIRGIIKEMEELSDLNITAEYDHLALKSDLEFMFYPYDTSELPEKIENDSGRVRIVHSPTNRKFKGTDLIIRVINRLKEKKNFDFYLLENVPRQQVLEIKRGCDIGIECVCGEMGGYGYGKSGLEMMGMGIPVVTSMPDEYRNWLPENPFVVANSEDELYDQLLSLIDNHEYRQELGAKSKYWVDKYHGFSNVNKRLYELYEKYGVI, encoded by the coding sequence ATGACGATCAAAGAACAACTAAAGATCCTTCATATCGCAGTAGTAAATGCCGGTTTCCCCTCCGATTTCTGTGAAATGCATAGAAGAAATGGTGATCTCACGAGATTAGTGACCTTTTATAAAAATACTTTTGGCTTCCCGGAAGATATCTGCATGGATTGGCTAGTTCCTCAGGGCAGTTTAGTCAGTTTATGGCGTAAGAAGAAGGAAAGAACTATCAGTACAGATAAAGACCGTAAAGCCCATTATTTTCGACCTCATAACTATGCCGAGAAGCTCTACTTTGCTATCAATGATAAACTCAGAGAACCGCAAGTCAATAAAACAATAAAAGAACACGATCTTGATCAATTTGAAATAATACATTATGATTTTGGACTCGATTTCTACCGTAATTCCTCACAGGCAAAAAAATGGAAAAATGCTGGGAAGAAAATAGTTTGTTGCTATTATGGCAGTGATCTCAGGATCAGAGGGATCATTAAAGAGATGGAAGAGTTATCCGATCTAAATATCACGGCTGAATATGATCATTTAGCTTTAAAGAGCGATCTCGAATTTATGTTTTATCCCTATGATACTTCGGAACTACCGGAAAAAATTGAGAATGATTCCGGAAGAGTTAGAATAGTACATTCACCTACTAACAGGAAATTCAAAGGAACTGATCTGATAATAAGAGTTATCAACAGGTTGAAAGAAAAGAAAAATTTCGACTTTTATCTACTTGAAAATGTTCCACGTCAGCAAGTTCTGGAAATTAAAAGAGGGTGTGATATCGGGATTGAATGTGTCTGTGGTGAAATGGGTGGTTATGGATACGGTAAGTCCGGTTTAGAAATGATGGGTATGGGGATACCAGTAGTAACTTCCATGCCGGATGAGTATAGAAACTGGTTACCGGAAAATCCTTTTGTTGTTGCTAACAGTGAGGATGAGTTATATGATCAGCTCCTATCCCTGATCGATAATCATGAATACCGTCAAGAACTGGGAGCGAAAAGTAAATATTGGGTTGACAAGTATCACGGTTTCAGCAACGTAAATAAAAGGTTATACGAACTTTATGAAAAATATGGTGTTATTTGA
- a CDS encoding GNAT family N-acetyltransferase: MIDCLTFKDSGLTNEEWDKFVIRANNGTIFHSRKFLDYHQQRKFADHSLVFLKKDQIIALLPATIILSGKEKVFSSHPGSSWGGLVWERLLMNDDAEEICQNIIKNAEKEECNGIEIRLAPIIYQQTPNDYFTFHLFKNGFTYLKRDLTSVIKFTNDSTSLSAYSADNLLRRKAVNKSQRLGVEVIPNSNDWEKFYQLLSSNLMVKSSTPTHTYDELMKLKELFPEQITLWSAYLGKDYIGGICNWEVKPGYWLLFYSCYQQELSSYRILNRLYYEFTDHSHQQGSKYLDFGTSSINMEVNRGLIKFKEQYTAYGVFRDTMYLKL, translated from the coding sequence GTGATTGATTGTCTGACTTTTAAGGATAGCGGTTTGACCAATGAAGAGTGGGATAAATTTGTAATTAGAGCAAATAACGGCACGATATTTCATAGCAGAAAATTCTTAGATTACCACCAGCAGAGAAAGTTTGCCGACCATTCTTTAGTATTTCTTAAGAAAGATCAGATCATTGCTCTATTACCGGCAACCATAATCTTGTCAGGAAAAGAAAAGGTCTTTTCGTCTCATCCCGGTAGTTCTTGGGGTGGTTTAGTGTGGGAGCGTCTTTTGATGAATGATGATGCGGAAGAGATATGCCAAAATATAATCAAAAATGCTGAAAAGGAAGAATGTAATGGTATAGAGATTAGATTAGCTCCAATAATTTATCAACAAACCCCTAACGATTATTTTACTTTTCATCTGTTTAAGAACGGTTTTACCTATCTGAAGAGGGATCTGACCAGTGTTATTAAGTTTACCAATGATAGTACTTCTCTCTCTGCTTACTCTGCGGATAATTTATTGCGGCGAAAGGCAGTTAATAAATCACAACGGTTAGGTGTAGAAGTAATCCCAAATTCGAATGATTGGGAAAAATTCTATCAACTCTTATCATCAAATCTTATGGTCAAATCTAGTACCCCAACTCATACTTATGATGAGTTAATGAAATTAAAAGAACTTTTCCCGGAACAGATAACTCTTTGGAGTGCATATCTGGGAAAAGATTACATCGGTGGTATCTGCAACTGGGAGGTAAAACCGGGATACTGGCTATTGTTTTATAGTTGTTATCAACAGGAATTGAGTTCTTATAGGATTCTCAATCGTCTCTATTACGAATTTACTGATCACTCTCACCAGCAAGGTAGTAAATATCTCGATTTTGGAACAAGTTCGATCAATATGGAAGTCAACCGTGGATTGATCAAATTCAAAGAACAATACACTGCCTATGGAGTATTTCGCGACACAATGTATCTAAAGTTATAA